DNA sequence from the Streptomyces sp. NBC_01264 genome:
GATGCGCAGTTCGCCCGCGAAGCGCAGGTAGGCGCCGTCGAATCCGGCGAGTTTGGCGAGAGCCTTCTTGGGCCCCTTGATCTCGTCGGCGAGGTGTGCGGCGGTCAGATCCGTGTGGCGGGTGAAGGTGACGACGTAGCGCTCGTCGCCGTCGGTGTAGGTATAGCGGGTGACGTTGCCGACCGGCTTGCCGGTGCCCTTGTCGGTGTAGCGGCCGAGTTCCTCGAAGGTCACCTTGGTGCCGTCGTCGCCGATGACCTGGCCGTCGCGGGCCAGCATGAACACCGGCGACTCGGCGTATCCGTACGCCTTCTCGGCCGTGATGTGGGAAGCGATCACCGAGTAGGGGCCGGCCGCGCCACGCGCCCAGTACCAGTGGTGCATGAGCTTGAACATCGGGGCGTTGCCCCAGTTGTGGTCGTGGTAGCCGACACCGGTCGTGGTGCTGCCGTGCCCGTTGACGCCGTAGGTCACCTCGACCCTTCCCTGAGGAACGGACGGCAGCCAGGCGAACTGGTGCTCACTGTGCTCGCCGAAGAGCCAGAACCCCGTTTCGGGCCTCCATGCCGGAACGTCACCGGTCAGAGTGAGGTCGACTTCGATGCCTTCGACCCGGACCCGGATGGTGTAGGTGTGCAGGTCGCCGGCGAAGAGATTGTCGCCGATGCGGACCTCGCAGGTCTCGGTGGAGGCGGAGAACGTCTTGGCGTCCTGTTCGACCAGCTTGTTGATATGAGTGCCGTCGGGGAGCGTCAGGTCCACGCGGATGAGCGGGGACAGCGGCCTGCCGAGGTCGGCGAAGTCCTTGGTGTGGAAGACGACGACCAGCTTGGCACCGTCGTCCGGGTGGGCGTCGAAGTACCACCACTCGTACGTGCCGGGTCCACCGTCGGTGCGCATCCCGTCCTCACCCGGCTTGACCGCGTGGGGCTCCAGGCCGAGCCGGGCGTAGTCGTCGGGGGTGTGTGCCAGGCGGGAGGGGACGGTTCGGGTGCGGGCACCTGCTGCAGGCCGCCCTGGACGCCTTCGCGGAGGCGGGCCACGAGGGGATGTCGG
Encoded proteins:
- a CDS encoding hydroxyneurosporene dehydrogenase, giving the protein MRTDGGPGTYEWWYFDAHPDDGAKLVVVFHTKDFADLGRPLSPLIRVDLTLPDGTHINKLVEQDAKTFSASTETCEVRIGDNLFAGDLHTYTIRVRVEGIEVDLTLTGDVPAWRPETGFWLFGEHSEHQFAWLPSVPQGRVEVTYGVNGHGSTTTGVGYHDHNWGNAPMFKLMHHWYWARGAAGPYSVIASHITAEKAYGYAESPVFMLARDGQVIGDDGTKVTFEELGRYTDKGTGKPVGNVTRYTYTDGDERYVVTFTRHTDLTAAHLADEIKGPKKALAKLAGFDGAYLRFAGELRIEHYQGTVVVDSHTEDALWELMYFGKAL